The nucleotide window TAAGTCGGTGTTAACCAAGGTGACTTCGCGGAGATAGGCGTTGCTCAAGTCCGCTTGATTGAAATTTGTGCTATCGAGGGTGGCTTTGTAAAGGTAGGCGTTGCGCAGGGTTGCTCCGGTGAGATTGGCATCGGTGAGGTTGGCAGAACCGAGGTTTACGCTATTGAGGTTTGCGCCTTGGAGGTTGGCGTTAACTAAGTTTGCTCCAAAAAGGTTGGCATCTTCTAAGTCTGCGTTGCTGAGGTCGCAGTTGGGACATTGATTGGTGGAACGCAAACGTTCGACGTGGTTGGGATTGGCGGCGAAGGCGGCGGAGGTTAACCAGAAGGGTGCAGTTAGGAGGGTTGCGGTTAGGAGTTTGGGGTTCATTGTTCGGGAGAATTGAGTAGGATTTGTTTGTCGAGGCGAATTAGTTGATAGGCTCCCCGTTGTCCTAAATTTTCGTATTGGTTGGGTTGTAAGTCAAAGGTGTTGGCGAAGGTGGTGGGTTGCGCGAGGAGAAGGAGGGTGGGGGCGTTGGTGGGTTCTTGTTGTAGGCGCGCGATCGCGCTATTTTTATCCCCAATGAAGTTAACGGGACGCTGGGTATAAAAAACGAGGCTGGGTTTTTTAAAACCGGTCATGAAAATTTCTTCTCCCGGTTGTTGGACTTGGGTGATGGTGGCGGCGAGTTCTCGTAGGGGAAGTTGGCGTTCGCGATCGATAAATTCGCTAGCGGGCATAAGGGCAAAAATAATGAAGGCGAAAAATCCTAGAAGATTGGCAAGGAGTATCCAGCGTCGGATTTGGGGTTGAAGGAGTAGGAGCGCGATCGCGCCGCTGACCATTCCCCAAATTATCCCACCGCGCAGGTGCAGTCCGGTTTGTCGGAAGAGTTCGCCGAGATTGGGCGCAGCCGGATCGTAACCAATTAGATTGGGACTGTAAAAGGCAACAATCGCCAAAACCAATAAGAGAAGGGCATTGAATATTCCTGTCGCGAGAAATCCCCACTCTTTAGCCACTTTTTTCCCGGAGTCTTGATGGATGTCCCATTCTCTGTCGGCATCGGTTTGTCCCTTCTGCCCCCTGCCCTCTGTCTTGGTGCGCGTTCCCAAGTCCGCGTCATTTGAGGTCTCCTCAAATGCTTGTGCCGGACGTTTGCTACTCGCGCGTTCCCTTGCGCCTTGTCGGCGGCGCGGGGTCGCTCGTCTTTCGGCGGCGCGGGGTCGCACCGCTGCCCCCTGCCTTGCTATCAGGCGCTGGGGACGTTTGGGAATCGCGGTAAAGATTTGACTCCAATACAACGCCACTAAAATCGCGGCGGCGGGAATTAGGGGAAGGGTGTAGCTGGGAAGTTTGGTGACGGCGATGGTGAAGAAGCCAAAAATGCTGAAAAACCAACAGAGGGCGAAGAGTCCCAACTGCTCAGAACGGGGTTGTTTGCGCAATCGAGAGCGTTTCCAGAATCGCAGGCGCACGATCTTGTAGAACCGCATCGACCGCGCGATCGCGAGGGGTAAATACACCGACCACGGCAAACACCCCACGAGGACAACACCAAAGTAAAAGAACCAGGGCGCACCGTGACCGTTGACGACTCCTGTAAAGCGCTCGAAGTTGTGATAGCCAAAAAAGGAGTCAATGTAGGTTTGTCCGTTTCTGAGAATCACCAGGACGTACCAGGGGACAGTGAGAACCAGGAAGACCGCTCCCCCAACAAAAATTCCCATCTCCCGCACCACTTGCCAAAATCGACCGACGCACAACAGGAAAATAAAAATCGTTAATCCCGGTATGACAATCCCGACGGGTCCTTTAGCGAGTACCGCGAAGGCAGTCAAGATGTAAAAAGCAAAATAGCCTTTGTTGGGAAGTAGCTTGATGTTTCCCGGTTTCTTCTTTTCCCTATTCCCGTCTTGCCGAGCGTTCCCTTGCGCCTTGTCGGCGGCGCGGGGTCTCGGCGCTATTCCCTGTTCCCTATTCCCTGTTCCCTCAACTGAACTCGCGTAGCCCCAAAAAAAACAGAGTAACGCGCAGCCCATACAGCCGCTCAACAGCATATCTGAGACTCCCGTCCTCGCCCAAATAAGGGTTTGCGGGTTGAGGGTCACGAGTGCCGAACCGATCCAAGCCGTCAGCCAAAAACGCGGTTTCGGTTCTTTTTCGGGGGAGGGGGAACCGCCAAAATAGAGCAGCGTCCAAAAACAACCCAAGGTTAGCGCGATCGCGCCCAAAGCAGAAGGGAGGCGAACCGCCCATTCGTTCGTGCCAAAAATTTGATAGCCCACTGCCATCAACCAATACACCAAAGGCGGTTTATCAAAGCGGGTTTCCCCATTGAAATAGGGAGTAATCCAATCTCCCGTAACGACCATCTGGCGTGCGGCTTCGGCGAATAGAGGTTCTGTCTCATCCACTAAGCCCGTACTGCCTAAATTCCACAGAAATGCCACAGTACATAGCGTCAGCAGCAAAAGAACGGAAAAATAAACGTGAAATTTAGGATGTTTTCTCAACCTGTTCCACCACTGCATTGTTGCGATCTGAACCTCCTATTGCAGTAAGGCTTTTGCCTCCTCAAGGGCTTGACGAACGCGATCGAATCCCGTTCCACCATAACTATTTCGTGCGGCGATGACTTGTTGGGGCGCGATCGCGCGATAAATATCTTCCTCAAACGCGGGGTGAATTTGCTGCCACTCTTCCAAGGTTAAATCCTTGAGCAGTTTTCCCGCAGCAAGGCTGGTTTTGACCACTTTCCCCACGAGATTGTAGGCTTCGCGAAAGGGAACGCCTTTTGCCGCAAGGTAGTCTGCTACGTCGGTGGCGTTAGAAAAGTCTTCATTCACCGCAGAATTCAAGCGATCGCACCGAAACTCAATCCCTTCGCCCAACAAAATCGTCATCGCTTCCACACAAGCTCGCACGGTTTTAACGCCGTCGAAAATCGCCTCTTTATCTTCCTGTAAATCCTTGTTGTAGGCTAAGGGCAAACCTTTCATCAGCACGAGCAGCGCTTGCAAATGACCAAAAACCCGCCCTGTTTTGCCCCGTACCAGTTCGGGAACGTCGGGATTTTTCTTTTGGGGCATAATGCTAGACCCAGTAGCGCAACTATCTTTGAGGGAAATGAAGCTAAATTCCTTGGAAGCCCAAAGGATGGTTTCTTCGCTCAACCGACTCAGGTGAACCATAATCAGGCTGGCGGCGCAAAGGAATTCAATGGCAAAATCGCGATCGCTCACCCCGTCCAAACTGTTGGCATAAATGCTGCTAAATCCCAATTCCTCGGCGCTATAGTGTCGATCGATGGGAAAGGTGGTTCCCGCCAAGGCACCGCTACCCAAGGGCGAACAGTTGGTTCGGGCATAGATTTCCCCTAAGCGTTCCCAGTCGCGCTGTGCCATGTGGAAATAGGCGAGGAGGTGATGGGCGAGGGAAAGGGGTTGCGCTCGTTGGAGGTGCGTGTATCCGGGAATGGGGGTTTCAATGTGTTCGTGGGCGAGGTCGAGGAGAACGGTTTGAAATTGCCGCAATTGTCCGCGAATTTCCTCGATTTTATCCCGGAGGTAGAGACGGATATCGGTTCCCACTTGGTCGTTGCGCGATCGCGCGGTGTGCAACTTTTTCCCCGCATCCCCCACTAACTCCGTCAATCGTCGTTCGACCGCAAAGTGAACGTCTTCTGCATCAACACCGGGATTGAACTGTCCCGCGCGAAACTCGCGGCGAATTTGCTCCAACCCCTCAATGAGTTGCTTCACTTCCTGGAGTTCGATGATTCCAGTGTGACCCAGCATTTTGGCGTGGGCAATCGATCCGGTCAAATCGTATTCAATTAATTCAATATCAAAGCCGATACTCGCATTAAAGCGCGCGATCGCGGGATGTAATGCACTCTCGAAGCGATCGCTCCAGGTTTTGGGTTGACTCACAGTAGTTTAAACACGCTAGAGGGACAATTTCAATTCGCAATTACCAATTCGCAATTACCAATTGGGGGGACGGGGGGAGAGATTGAAGGCTTGTAACTCTATTGCTTACTTCCCACTGCCTTACCCTTTACCCTGTCGCATTGCGACATTGCTTATGGACTGAATGAATCTTAAGGGAGAAGACTGCGGAAACCATAGCCCACAACCAACCCAATAATCAGCGCCCACACTTGTCCCGATTCAATAAAATTCTTGAAGGCTCTTTGCATTTGTCCGATCACGTCGGGATCGGTTACGTTTTGCGCCAATAGGTTTCCTTCGAGGGGAATTTGAACGTGCCAAGATGCGACAAGGGAAGGAATCTCAGCAATGTAATGACACCCTAGAGTGAGGGCTTCCAAACTATGAACAATCATAATAAATTATGTCCTTAACAGATTTGAGCGACAGCAAATTAAGCATTATAAGCTAACACACATTTAAATTGGGAATTGGCTGACGATCTGTCTGCTTTAATTCTTCTTCCCTTCTGCCACCTGCCTGCTGCCATCTGCCTTTGGGTAAGTTTGGGATTCCAATCTAAAAGTGAGGGAGTTCACGATGATTTTACCCGCAAGACGACCAAGGTCATATCATCCCCGTACCGACTTCCCGAACCAATAAATTGCTGCACGCGATCGAACAAGTGATCGAGAATGGCTTGAGAGGTGTAGTCTCGTTCGCAAGCCCAACAGAACGCATCTACCAAATTGTCCTCGTCAAAGCGAGCGCCATTTTTATCCACCGCATCGGTAAAGCCGTCGGTATAGTAAAGTACCGTATCTCCCGGTGCGAGTTGCACGCTAGCATCTTCGTATTGGGAATCCGCTTCGAGTCCGATTAACATTCCCCAAGTATCCAAGCGGGTAATTCCTTCGGTTTGCGCTTGCCACAAAAAGGGCGGGTTGTGAGCGGCATTGGTATAAGAAAGAATGCGCGTTTTGGGGTCGTATTCCGAGTAGAACAGCGTGACAAAGCGATGAGAATTTTCCAAATCCTCGAACATCACGCGATTGAGATGTTGCAAAATTTTAGCCGGAGAGTGGCGGTTGAGAACTTCTGCTCGAAGCATTCCCCGCGTCATGGTCATAATTAACCCAGCAGGCACGCCTTTTCCCATCACGTCCCCAATCACAA belongs to Lusitaniella coriacea LEGE 07157 and includes:
- the argH gene encoding argininosuccinate lyase; protein product: MSQPKTWSDRFESALHPAIARFNASIGFDIELIEYDLTGSIAHAKMLGHTGIIELQEVKQLIEGLEQIRREFRAGQFNPGVDAEDVHFAVERRLTELVGDAGKKLHTARSRNDQVGTDIRLYLRDKIEEIRGQLRQFQTVLLDLAHEHIETPIPGYTHLQRAQPLSLAHHLLAYFHMAQRDWERLGEIYARTNCSPLGSGALAGTTFPIDRHYSAEELGFSSIYANSLDGVSDRDFAIEFLCAASLIMVHLSRLSEETILWASKEFSFISLKDSCATGSSIMPQKKNPDVPELVRGKTGRVFGHLQALLVLMKGLPLAYNKDLQEDKEAIFDGVKTVRACVEAMTILLGEGIEFRCDRLNSAVNEDFSNATDVADYLAAKGVPFREAYNLVGKVVKTSLAAGKLLKDLTLEEWQQIHPAFEEDIYRAIAPQQVIAARNSYGGTGFDRVRQALEEAKALLQ
- a CDS encoding ArnT family glycosyltransferase, with amino-acid sequence MQWWNRLRKHPKFHVYFSVLLLLTLCTVAFLWNLGSTGLVDETEPLFAEAARQMVVTGDWITPYFNGETRFDKPPLVYWLMAVGYQIFGTNEWAVRLPSALGAIALTLGCFWTLLYFGGSPSPEKEPKPRFWLTAWIGSALVTLNPQTLIWARTGVSDMLLSGCMGCALLCFFWGYASSVEGTGNREQGIAPRPRAADKAQGNARQDGNREKKKPGNIKLLPNKGYFAFYILTAFAVLAKGPVGIVIPGLTIFIFLLCVGRFWQVVREMGIFVGGAVFLVLTVPWYVLVILRNGQTYIDSFFGYHNFERFTGVVNGHGAPWFFYFGVVLVGCLPWSVYLPLAIARSMRFYKIVRLRFWKRSRLRKQPRSEQLGLFALCWFFSIFGFFTIAVTKLPSYTLPLIPAAAILVALYWSQIFTAIPKRPQRLIARQGAAVRPRAAERRATPRRRQGARERASSKRPAQAFEETSNDADLGTRTKTEGRGQKGQTDADREWDIHQDSGKKVAKEWGFLATGIFNALLLLVLAIVAFYSPNLIGYDPAAPNLGELFRQTGLHLRGGIIWGMVSGAIALLLLQPQIRRWILLANLLGFFAFIIFALMPASEFIDRERQLPLRELAATITQVQQPGEEIFMTGFKKPSLVFYTQRPVNFIGDKNSAIARLQQEPTNAPTLLLLAQPTTFANTFDLQPNQYENLGQRGAYQLIRLDKQILLNSPEQ